A single window of Fodinicurvata sp. EGI_FJ10296 DNA harbors:
- a CDS encoding ABC transporter ATP-binding protein — MLALPRKLLDLMTRRDRLWLGALAFALVVAACLQLVSVASIAPFLSVAANPNVIVSNAALSYVYESFGFGSANQFLAALGGAAIVALVLANLFMGVVKWLQLWLINSLSHRISVDLLSAFLRQPYAFFLTRNSGELGASLLMEVQQVKAQVLAPLLQLLVSGTVVIALFIMLLVIEPIIATAAAVSLGGAYGVAYLAARRRLLRYGQQRQKANSQRFKLAGEAFGGIKDIKLYGREATFIRSFARPSWLMHSREMRAGVIRELPRYAMEVVTFGGILALATVLLLTRGGLETILPTLGILAFAGMRMMPKLQESFAAMAHLRGGMAALERVHTDMAASRHLLTEPCKSPATSNGQLKTLPLNEQLELYSVTFSYPGQTPPTLDALSLKIAARSTVGVVGPTGCGKTTLIDVILGLLVPDSGSLVVDGVEITDFNRRSWMNSIGYVPQHIYLTDDSVARNIAFGVPDDEIDIAAVRAAARTACIDEFITESLPAGYQTLVGDRGIRLSGGQRQRIGIARALYHNPEVLILDEATSALDTETETAVMAGVDALSGQKTILLIAHRLSTLRKCDSIVTLSHGKAHLSPQLPSKQATNPDLKLSEAGAAILVRFGLIGPVRKSLC, encoded by the coding sequence GTGCTCGCGCTTCCTCGAAAACTGCTCGATCTAATGACACGGCGCGATCGTTTGTGGTTGGGTGCGCTCGCCTTTGCCCTTGTCGTCGCTGCATGTCTCCAATTGGTCAGCGTCGCTTCGATTGCACCATTTCTCTCTGTGGCCGCCAATCCGAACGTGATTGTGAGCAACGCTGCGCTATCATACGTCTATGAGAGTTTCGGCTTCGGCAGTGCGAACCAGTTCCTGGCGGCTCTTGGCGGAGCGGCGATTGTGGCATTGGTGCTGGCGAATCTGTTTATGGGCGTCGTTAAGTGGTTGCAGCTATGGCTGATAAATTCACTATCTCACCGGATTTCGGTGGATTTGCTTAGCGCCTTTCTCAGGCAGCCATACGCCTTTTTTCTGACGCGCAACAGCGGAGAACTGGGTGCCAGCCTCCTGATGGAGGTGCAGCAGGTGAAGGCTCAGGTGCTTGCGCCTCTACTTCAGCTCCTGGTCAGCGGTACCGTTGTAATCGCTCTGTTCATAATGCTTTTGGTCATAGAACCGATTATCGCTACTGCGGCTGCGGTTAGTCTTGGCGGCGCCTATGGCGTGGCCTATCTGGCGGCTCGGCGACGGCTGCTGCGATATGGCCAGCAGCGGCAAAAAGCGAACAGCCAGCGATTCAAGCTGGCCGGTGAAGCTTTCGGCGGCATTAAAGATATCAAGCTCTATGGACGGGAGGCGACTTTTATTCGGAGTTTCGCCCGACCATCCTGGTTGATGCACAGCCGGGAAATGCGCGCCGGCGTAATTCGTGAACTACCGCGATACGCGATGGAGGTGGTGACTTTCGGCGGTATTCTGGCGTTGGCCACGGTATTGTTGCTGACTCGCGGCGGACTGGAAACAATACTCCCTACCTTGGGAATCCTCGCTTTCGCAGGCATGCGTATGATGCCGAAGCTGCAGGAGAGCTTTGCCGCCATGGCACATCTTCGTGGGGGTATGGCGGCGCTTGAAAGAGTACACACGGACATGGCCGCCAGTAGACACCTGCTGACCGAACCATGCAAAAGCCCAGCTACAAGCAACGGTCAACTGAAAACTCTCCCGCTGAACGAACAACTCGAATTGTATAGCGTGACGTTTTCTTATCCGGGACAGACGCCCCCGACCTTGGATGCCTTGTCACTGAAAATAGCCGCTCGCTCCACGGTTGGGGTGGTCGGTCCAACCGGATGCGGCAAGACGACCCTGATAGACGTGATACTGGGCCTGCTGGTCCCCGACAGTGGTTCTTTGGTTGTCGATGGCGTGGAAATCACGGACTTCAACCGGCGGAGCTGGATGAACAGCATCGGGTATGTGCCACAACATATCTATCTGACGGACGACTCTGTGGCTCGGAATATCGCCTTTGGCGTTCCGGACGACGAAATCGACATCGCTGCTGTTCGCGCCGCCGCCCGCACTGCCTGCATTGACGAATTCATTACCGAGTCTTTGCCGGCCGGGTATCAAACCCTGGTCGGCGACCGTGGCATCCGTTTGTCGGGCGGGCAGCGCCAGCGTATCGGGATTGCGCGCGCACTCTACCACAATCCGGAGGTACTGATCCTGGACGAGGCAACCAGCGCTCTCGACACCGAAACAGAGACAGCCGTGATGGCTGGCGTCGATGCGCTGTCCGGGCAAAAGACGATTCTATTGATCGCACACAGGCTCTCTACCCTTCGTAAATGCGATTCAATCGTGACGCTTTCACACGGCAAAGCACACTTGTCACCGCAATTGCCGTCGAAACAAGCGACGAACCCGGACCTGAAATTATCAGAGGCCGGGGCAGCCATCCTCGTTCGCTTCGGGCTGATCGGCCCCGTAAGGAAGTCGCTATGCTGA
- a CDS encoding glycosyltransferase family 4 protein: MTNLPRILILSRYGRQGASSRLRTMQYEPYLAAAGLEATYAPFFNDEYLANLYSKRGQRLAFTRYFQNRRNQLAAAPRPDIIWLEKEAFPWVPWVLEHRLLPRGVPIIADYDDAVFHRYDGHRNPIVRRILGSKIDDVMRSSALVTAGNEYLADRAHAAGAKRVELVPTVVDMKAYASVSEGMPGTVAGGTSRPVIGWIGSPTTWTDYMVPLMPLLEGIAQAADADVHAVGADLGTSVPSRFQLFPWFEETEVDMIRQMTVGIMPLSDTPWSRGKCGYKLIQYMACGIPVVAAPVGVNSDIVRHGENGFLASTEDDWRTALRTLLSDPVLCRHMGQAGRHLVERKYTLQIQGPRVAELLGSMYRN, encoded by the coding sequence TTGACGAACTTGCCGCGGATTTTGATTCTTTCGCGTTATGGACGCCAGGGCGCCAGCAGTCGGTTGCGTACGATGCAATATGAGCCCTATTTGGCTGCGGCCGGCCTTGAAGCGACATACGCGCCGTTCTTCAATGACGAATACCTTGCGAATCTCTACTCGAAACGGGGTCAGCGGCTGGCTTTTACCCGCTACTTTCAGAACCGACGAAATCAACTCGCCGCCGCTCCGCGCCCCGATATCATTTGGCTGGAAAAGGAGGCGTTCCCTTGGGTTCCCTGGGTTCTGGAGCACAGGTTGCTGCCCCGTGGCGTTCCGATCATAGCGGACTATGACGATGCCGTGTTCCATCGGTACGATGGACACCGAAATCCAATCGTGCGCCGCATCCTTGGAAGCAAGATTGACGATGTCATGCGCTCGTCGGCGTTGGTGACGGCAGGAAATGAATATTTGGCCGACCGGGCGCACGCGGCAGGTGCCAAACGGGTAGAGCTGGTTCCCACCGTCGTCGATATGAAGGCATATGCGTCGGTCAGTGAGGGTATGCCGGGGACGGTAGCGGGCGGAACAAGCCGCCCCGTGATCGGCTGGATTGGCTCGCCGACTACCTGGACCGACTACATGGTGCCATTGATGCCGCTACTGGAGGGCATCGCCCAGGCGGCCGACGCGGATGTCCATGCCGTTGGCGCTGATTTGGGCACCTCTGTACCTTCCCGTTTCCAGCTGTTTCCGTGGTTCGAGGAAACGGAAGTCGACATGATCCGTCAAATGACGGTCGGAATCATGCCGCTGAGCGACACGCCCTGGTCGCGCGGCAAGTGTGGATACAAGCTGATCCAGTACATGGCGTGCGGGATTCCGGTCGTAGCTGCACCCGTAGGTGTCAACAGTGACATCGTAAGACACGGCGAAAACGGTTTTCTGGCGAGCACGGAGGACGACTGGCGAACCGCCCTTCGCACCCTGCTTTCGGACCCGGTGCTTTGTCGACACATGGGTCAGGCAGGGCGGCACTTGGTAGAGCGAAAATATACACTTCAAATTCAAGGGCCACGCGTTGCAGAATTACTTGGAAGTATGTACCGTAATTGA
- a CDS encoding glycosyltransferase — MKIAIILPDLRGGGVERVRLVLAREFARQGHEVEFALMCARGELLEEAMAEFPIVELGAGRLRAVPLALARYLRRSQTDALLVAMWPLTALAVLGRRLARRNVNIIISDHGMLSRQYGGHGRFHGAMLRFSIAMTYPRAEARVGVSRGVVLDLAHLSGMDPNRFTVINNPVPFPSGASSAAVADAERRWGRAEGKRILTVGRFKSVKNHSLLLKAFSSLVRRCEASLMFVGNGELEPELRAQAASLGVDRRVIFAGFQPNPIPFYHTADLFVLSSDYEGFGNVIIEALACGTPVVSTDCPTGPREILEDGIYGRLVPVGDEGALARALEDALSVDWDTALLKKRAADFTPEHAAIKYLDLLSGVAVNEYDRGIKADRFIRPDNQFGKSGICRADWSRREREINNRRGNPTAMRRSV; from the coding sequence ATGAAAATTGCTATCATCCTTCCAGACCTTCGTGGTGGCGGTGTTGAGCGCGTGCGTTTGGTTCTGGCTCGCGAGTTTGCCCGTCAGGGGCATGAGGTTGAATTTGCATTAATGTGCGCGAGAGGAGAGCTGCTGGAAGAGGCGATGGCTGAATTTCCGATTGTGGAATTGGGAGCCGGCCGACTTCGAGCTGTCCCCCTTGCTCTTGCTCGTTACCTGCGTAGAAGCCAAACTGACGCTCTGCTCGTCGCAATGTGGCCTTTGACTGCGCTAGCGGTCTTGGGCCGACGTTTAGCACGCAGAAATGTTAACATTATCATATCCGACCATGGGATGCTTTCTCGTCAATATGGCGGACACGGCCGATTTCATGGCGCCATGCTACGGTTTAGCATCGCGATGACGTATCCGCGAGCTGAGGCGCGCGTCGGCGTTTCGAGAGGTGTTGTACTCGATCTGGCGCACCTGTCCGGCATGGATCCCAACCGGTTCACCGTAATCAATAATCCCGTTCCTTTCCCGTCTGGAGCAAGTTCGGCTGCGGTTGCAGACGCCGAACGCCGTTGGGGAAGAGCCGAGGGAAAACGTATTTTGACGGTCGGCCGTTTTAAATCTGTAAAAAACCACTCGCTTCTCTTGAAAGCCTTTTCATCGCTTGTTCGAAGGTGTGAAGCGAGCCTCATGTTCGTCGGCAATGGCGAATTGGAACCTGAGTTGCGGGCGCAGGCGGCATCTCTCGGTGTAGACAGAAGGGTAATATTTGCCGGCTTTCAGCCTAATCCAATTCCTTTCTACCATACTGCCGACCTGTTCGTGCTGTCGTCCGACTACGAGGGGTTCGGCAACGTGATCATCGAAGCACTGGCTTGCGGTACACCTGTCGTTTCCACCGACTGCCCGACCGGCCCCCGTGAAATTCTTGAAGATGGTATTTATGGCCGCCTTGTACCGGTGGGCGATGAAGGAGCACTGGCACGGGCTCTGGAAGATGCTTTGTCGGTCGATTGGGATACCGCTCTGCTGAAAAAGCGTGCTGCCGATTTCACACCAGAACACGCCGCAATCAAATATCTTGACCTACTATCAGGCGTCGCAGTCAATGAATACGATCGCGGAATCAAGGCCGATAGATTCATCCGGCCCGACAACCAATTCGGTAAATCCGGTATTTGTAGAGCTGACTGGTCCCGCCGGGAGCGGGAAATCAACAATCGCCGAGGAAATCCGACGGCTATGCGCCGATCAGTTTGA
- a CDS encoding glycosyltransferase, which produces MKLNSSNANEEINAISDEKIFIWPSVDVIIPTFNDTKRLMVCLDALLHQTYNRDLIKIIVVNNNEKDSFISNGNDFVVIKENKPGSYAARNKGISYTCGEIVAFTDSDCIPDNKWLEKGIAELIRTDKDRIAGRIVLFPKYETPNWIECYEKAFGFNQARSVSRGGGVTANLFVRRSVFGKVGVFDDSYFSGGDSEWNKRATAAGYSIGYAADAVVMHPCRRSVHELNKKTRRVAGAKLSRRQVRTYINWRTFVPPVILLKRINHIEDLSKYDKFRAMMVCYYLKIYRAYFEILLKTNITNLER; this is translated from the coding sequence ATGAAACTGAATTCATCAAATGCCAATGAAGAAATAAATGCTATTTCTGACGAAAAAATTTTCATTTGGCCTTCAGTTGATGTAATAATCCCGACTTTTAATGACACAAAACGTCTTATGGTATGCTTAGACGCCTTGTTGCATCAGACATACAACCGCGATTTGATAAAAATAATAGTCGTAAATAATAACGAAAAAGATAGTTTCATATCGAACGGAAACGATTTCGTCGTAATTAAAGAAAATAAACCGGGTAGTTATGCGGCACGAAATAAGGGTATTTCATATACCTGTGGAGAGATCGTCGCGTTTACAGACTCAGACTGTATACCAGACAATAAGTGGTTGGAGAAAGGGATAGCAGAACTTATTCGAACGGACAAAGATAGAATAGCAGGAAGAATAGTATTGTTTCCGAAGTACGAAACGCCGAACTGGATTGAGTGCTACGAAAAAGCATTCGGTTTCAACCAGGCTCGCTCCGTTTCGCGAGGTGGGGGCGTCACTGCGAATCTTTTTGTCCGGCGGTCGGTTTTCGGAAAAGTCGGTGTCTTCGATGACAGCTATTTTTCCGGCGGGGATTCAGAATGGAACAAGCGAGCGACAGCGGCCGGATATAGCATCGGATATGCCGCTGACGCTGTCGTCATGCATCCATGCCGGCGCAGCGTGCATGAGTTAAATAAAAAAACGCGCCGGGTCGCAGGTGCAAAACTTAGTCGTAGGCAGGTCAGGACATATATTAATTGGCGAACATTTGTTCCTCCTGTAATTCTACTGAAACGAATTAATCATATAGAAGATTTGTCCAAATACGATAAATTTAGAGCAATGATGGTATGCTACTATCTTAAGATTTATCGTGCATATTTCGAGATTTTGTTAAAAACGAATATTACCAATCTCGAACGCTAA
- a CDS encoding glycosyltransferase family 61 protein, translating to MLNIDGVVRPLLRPVKKRALQAYERFERNMFGHPDSHWMEAPPNLSSSMIGKDTGDIRFNQFPNVQHYIRRPGILRMEAVSLAGLVTNTHNDPKDDKKYTFGLVDKWGFPLSYIYGGRGWKEWRAKVQIGPILKTYGRRPTVALLGRSFATNYFHWLTDVVGDYWFLKKAGFNIDDVDLYVCPGGDEKWQQEIFSIIGIPDQKRISIKNIGTIHGIDAIIPYRSKASSEVIPTWISTALREQIGHNASQNSSRRLLYLSRKDARRRKVVNESCIIESLKAKGFIEVQCEGMTIKEQQQLFGCANTIIAAHGAALTNIIWCNKNTNIIDILPERKKTPCFNILSIQCNLNYNPIWTKSIKTYKQQEHWDDIEITPAAVDQIMKFV from the coding sequence ATGCTGAACATCGATGGAGTCGTCCGGCCATTACTGCGACCGGTAAAAAAACGGGCTCTTCAAGCCTATGAACGCTTCGAAAGGAATATGTTTGGGCATCCGGACTCCCATTGGATGGAGGCGCCGCCCAATCTTTCTTCATCTATGATCGGCAAAGACACCGGTGACATCAGATTCAACCAGTTTCCGAATGTGCAGCATTACATAAGGCGCCCAGGAATTTTGCGGATGGAAGCCGTAAGCCTCGCAGGGCTCGTTACCAATACCCACAACGATCCAAAGGACGACAAAAAATATACGTTCGGCCTTGTTGACAAGTGGGGGTTCCCTTTGTCCTATATCTATGGTGGCCGCGGGTGGAAAGAGTGGAGAGCAAAAGTCCAGATCGGGCCGATACTTAAAACGTACGGGCGGAGGCCAACGGTGGCACTCCTGGGGCGATCATTCGCTACAAACTATTTCCATTGGCTCACAGACGTCGTCGGCGATTATTGGTTTCTGAAAAAAGCGGGTTTCAATATCGACGATGTAGACTTGTACGTATGCCCCGGAGGGGACGAGAAATGGCAACAGGAGATATTCTCGATCATTGGAATTCCAGATCAGAAACGTATATCTATAAAAAATATCGGTACGATACATGGCATTGATGCTATTATCCCGTACAGAAGCAAAGCAAGTTCAGAAGTCATACCAACATGGATATCGACCGCTCTACGTGAACAGATTGGGCACAACGCTTCCCAAAATTCAAGCCGGCGTCTGCTTTATTTATCCCGCAAGGACGCGCGCCGTCGTAAGGTTGTGAATGAAAGCTGCATCATTGAATCCCTGAAAGCCAAAGGGTTCATTGAAGTTCAATGCGAAGGGATGACCATTAAGGAACAGCAACAACTATTCGGATGCGCAAATACTATCATAGCTGCTCATGGCGCTGCGTTGACAAATATAATATGGTGTAACAAAAATACCAATATCATCGATATATTGCCGGAAAGAAAAAAGACACCATGCTTCAACATATTATCTATTCAATGCAATTTAAATTATAACCCTATTTGGACAAAATCAATAAAAACCTATAAACAGCAGGAGCACTGGGACGATATTGAGATAACCCCAGCCGCCGTTGATCAAATAATGAAATTTGTATAG
- a CDS encoding glycosyltransferase, translating into MTRAGVLYLTRNGLLEPLGQSQVLAYLRGLSRTYDITVVSFEKPADINNKALVQRIRNDCTMHGIRWLPQLFRTGPKVVAPLQDMATFLRLARREVREANIRLIHARSYIPAVIAMLTGRVAGVPFIFDMRALWPEELITAGRLRRGSLLHRAIVMAERACLRRAGAVVSLTHAAVNYLERQYPEALREQQVIVIPTCADLDRFAPNGNQGGPMPTNAPVFGCIGTVLSGWFRVDWLAAFFKTVARRNSEARFEIITRDSAEAVRTALANHGFVSDRLTVQALDPLEMPAAVRRHTASAMFYRGGEISELGRSPTRLAEVLGCGVPALVNPGVGDTEKIVLEGRVGISVEQGDEEAMETAFDALARLQADNEVSARCRRVAEITFSLEVGTRAYADIYARLLHPTASDAV; encoded by the coding sequence GTGACCAGAGCCGGAGTTCTCTATCTCACCCGCAATGGATTGCTGGAGCCGCTCGGGCAATCTCAGGTCCTTGCCTATCTGCGCGGGCTATCGCGGACTTATGACATCACCGTTGTCTCGTTCGAAAAACCCGCTGATATCAACAACAAGGCACTTGTGCAGAGGATCCGGAACGATTGCACCATGCACGGTATCCGATGGCTGCCCCAGCTTTTCCGAACCGGGCCGAAGGTTGTAGCCCCTTTGCAAGACATGGCGACGTTTCTCCGGCTGGCCCGTCGTGAGGTCCGCGAAGCCAACATCCGATTGATCCATGCACGCAGTTACATTCCAGCAGTCATTGCAATGCTGACCGGTCGGGTTGCCGGCGTGCCGTTTATCTTCGACATGCGGGCGCTGTGGCCGGAAGAATTGATAACCGCCGGTCGCTTGCGCCGCGGATCCTTATTGCACCGAGCGATAGTGATGGCGGAACGGGCCTGTCTTCGGCGCGCGGGGGCGGTGGTTTCACTGACCCATGCAGCCGTGAACTATCTGGAGCGACAATATCCGGAAGCACTACGTGAGCAGCAAGTAATCGTCATCCCAACATGCGCGGATCTGGATCGCTTTGCCCCGAACGGCAACCAAGGTGGCCCAATGCCAACGAATGCACCTGTATTCGGCTGCATCGGCACCGTGCTCAGCGGTTGGTTCCGGGTGGACTGGCTGGCAGCCTTTTTCAAGACGGTTGCCCGGCGGAATTCCGAAGCACGTTTCGAGATCATCACCAGGGATAGTGCCGAAGCCGTTCGAACGGCGCTCGCGAACCATGGATTTGTCAGCGACCGGCTAACTGTGCAGGCGCTCGATCCGTTGGAAATGCCGGCCGCCGTCCGCCGGCACACAGCGTCCGCCATGTTTTATAGGGGCGGAGAAATATCCGAATTGGGCCGCTCACCGACCCGCCTTGCAGAAGTCCTCGGTTGTGGCGTGCCGGCACTTGTTAATCCCGGGGTCGGGGATACGGAGAAGATCGTTTTGGAAGGCCGGGTCGGCATCTCGGTTGAGCAGGGGGATGAGGAGGCAATGGAGACAGCATTTGATGCGCTGGCACGCCTTCAGGCGGACAACGAAGTGTCCGCTCGATGCCGTAGAGTGGCCGAAATCACGTTTTCCTTGGAGGTGGGCACAAGGGCATATGCCGACATTTACGCTCGGCTGCTGCATCCCACCGCTAGCGATGCGGTTTGA